The following proteins are encoded in a genomic region of Rattus rattus isolate New Zealand chromosome 2, Rrattus_CSIRO_v1, whole genome shotgun sequence:
- the LOC116893932 gene encoding calcitonin gene-related peptide 2 — protein MDFWKFFPFLALSSMWVLCLASSLQAAPFRSALESSLDLGTLSDQEKYVLLAALIPDYEQKARKLEQEEQETEGSRKGSSSSVISQKRSCNTATCVTHRLADLLSRSGGVVKDNFVPTNVGSKAFGRRRRDLRV, from the exons ATGGACTTCTGgaagttctttccttttctggctCTCAGCAGCATGTGGGTCCTGTGCCTGGCCAGCAGCCTCCAGGCAGCCCCTTTCAG GTCAGCTTTGGAGAGCAGCCTAGACCTGGGCACCCTCAGCGACCAGGAAAAATACGTCTTGCTTGCTGCATTGATACCGGACTATGAGCAGAAGGCCAGGAAGCTGGAACAGGAGGAGCAAGAGACTGAGGGCTCCAGGAAAGGCTCCTCCTCCAG TGTCATTTCCCAGAAGAGATCCTGCAACACCGCCACCTGTGTGACCCATCGGCTGGCAGACTTGCTGAGCAGGTCGGGAGGTGTGGTGAAGGACAACTTTGTGCCCACCAATGTGGGCTCCAAAGCCTTTGGCCGGCGCCGCAGGGACCTTCGGGTCTGA